A portion of the Podospora pseudoanserina strain CBS 124.78 chromosome 2, whole genome shotgun sequence genome contains these proteins:
- the YBT1 gene encoding Transporter of the ATP-binding cassette (ABC) (EggNog:ENOG503NUKV; COG:Q) — MTTRFQFQFQRLNRRWTRPGFSLFPIAGDLRGKHFPFSCFLPVHHQSTTFSQTSSPAQHRRLVPIDERQTHVFETVTNITISWLRHDNAAEMAFAACSWPIWRTDDFTQCFKQDYLSVLLPLIIIGISFLQLALHNTFRAVRLKRRRGYEPLTNGVTPISPPNHTDLPVDEEPTLESDDDEGLVINGGRLALVKTTTKGSIVQADTPPGQTLSVVVEELAIAGLVAVNVVGLLYDVEVKNGLAGIAGLTVWVYVQLLATLRLFLGNTQWRVPRLWNHTAAIYSCQWLFTLVLFRSVLIHTVSQMTQVLVMTEFALTSVLFGMAISTRKGNKTVLLEWEDGIPPGRENLASLFSHYTFSWVDSIVWDGWKEPLELKRVWNLLPRDKAAAILAAYRQAKKTTSLAFHLVKFFKGMLFAQAAWAIVSGVFTFAPTLLLKAILEYVENPTEAPRNVLWLYVILLPVTDIIRSVGDAQALWIGRKICINIRAILVGEIYAKALRRKAAAGKDSALGADKKKDETPKKDGIISKAKRLLGLGKKDRQATPNEEADASKKDAKAADADEQANNGTIINLMSVDSFKVSEVTAYLHFLVASAPTQLIVSILLLYQVMGLSAIPGFIVMALLLPINIAFGKGFNKTQKKIMSATDKRIHTTNEVLQNIRIIKYFAWEHRFAKIVDEKRKAELQALRKRFMLWAAAVAVWNTVPILITFFSFFVYTVIEKKPLYPSVAFTAISLFMLLRYPLDQLGDMIAHVQESKVSIDRIEEFLSEEETEKFEQLGEDNIDENGERAIGFRNATFIWGSKSTVQDDGSMAFRLLDLDVDFKIGKLNVITGPTGCGKTSLLMALLGEMTIMNGRVLLPGGRSREDVRPDPETGLAETCAYVAQQAWLVNASIKENILFSAPFDEERYRDVIVACALEHDLEILDNGDETLVGEKGITLSGGQKQRISLARAVYSNSKHLLLDDCLSAVDSHTAQWIFTNCIMGPLMAHRTCILVSHNIPLCVPPADFVLTMSNGRVTGQGTPKELIEAGKLGEDAIPKSTAGSAHVSRVPSRVPSSVGEESGDTLLNEADRSSQKSKPKSPKKEPKKQDALEETKAVGAVKWPVMKLYLGSMGGWGFWLLAGLVFSAQQLSGVASNLWIKEWANQYTLNETASARFSMSSYSYSAQTLSPTYFASIANYVKGDSTTFSAADNKDVDVIYYLTVLALIGGAGACAALVRDLWIFFGSLTASWKLHDRLMKAVTGARFKFFDVTPLGQIMNRFSKDLEAVDQEVAPIAIGVMACLLGITVTVVLIAYITPAFLIPGVFITAAYVFLGQFYLHSSRDLKRLESVERSPLFQQFGETLSGVTTIRAYGDERRFIRDNLARINKQLRPFIYLWAANRWLAFRTDLLGDFVAFFAGVFVIISLGKVDPGSAGISLSYAIGFADNILWLVRLYAMNEQNMNSVERIKEYLDVEQEAEAIVEKNRPDKNWPAQGSVEFINYSTRYRKELDPVLRNLTFKIEAREKIGIVGRTGAGKSSLTLAIFRALEADEGKILIDGVDIGQVGLRDLREGITIVPQEPTLFMGTIRTNLDPFDSYTDTEIFAALRRVQLIGPDEMALGSAPIPPATTAVESIAASEEPSRPPTATNKNIFLDLSSPVTESGNNLSQGQRQLLCLARALLKNPSVLVMDEATASIDYATDAAIQGTIRELTSTIITIAHRLQTIVDYDKVLVLDKGQIVEYDHPYKLLKKANGTFRSMCEMSGDFISLQAAAKKAFKTTQLVDVDDDEEEVVASSSGSQAGSGTTATANSEQPGGSTA; from the exons ATGACAACGAGGTTCCAGTTCCAGTTCCAGCGTTTAAACCGCCGCTGGACCCGTCCAGGATTCTCACTTTTCCCCATTGCTGGCGATCTCAGAGGGAAGCACTTCCCattttcttgttttcttcccGTCCACCACCAATCAACGACGTTTTCCCAGACGTCTTCCCCCGCGCAACACCGACGTCTGGTTCCAATTGACGAACGACAGACACACGTATTCGAGACAGTCACCAACATTACGATTTCGTGGTTGCGCCACGACAACGCGGCCGAAATGGCTTTCGCCGCGTGCTCGTGGCCCATATGGCGGACCGACGATTTTACACAATGCTTCAAGCAGGA CTATCTTAGTGTCTTGCTGCCCTTAATCATAATAGGAATCTCGTTTCTCCAGCTCGCTCTGCACAACACTTTCCGCGCCGTCAGGTTAAAACGACGCCGAGGATACGAACCTCTCACCAATGGCGTCACTCCGATTTCGCCTCCGAACCACACAGACCTCCCGGTCGATGAAGAGCCAACACTCGAaagcgacgacgatgagggtCTAGTCATCAATGGCGGCCGGCTTGCGCTGGTCAAAACCACAACCAAGGGATCCATCGTGCAAGCTGATACACCACCCGGGCAGACTCTCTCTGTGGTCGTGGAGGAGCTTGCTATTGCAGGCCTGGTCGCTGTCAATGTGGTCGGATTGTTGTACGACGTCGAGGTCAAGAACGGCCTGGCTGGTATTGCTGGCCTGACCGTCTGGGTCTACGTCCAGCTCCTTGCAACTCTTCGACTTTTCCTGGGAAATACCCAATGGCGGGTCCCGAGGTTGTGGAATCACACGGCCGCCATCTACAGCTGCCAGTGGCTCTTCACCCTGGTTCTCTTCCGATCAGTCTTGATTCACACGGTCTCTCAGATGACACAGGTTCTGGTGATGACCGAGTTTGCCTTGACCTCTGTTCTTTTTGGTATGGCTATCAGCACCCGGAAGGGCAACAAAACGGTGCTTCTGGAGTGGGAAGATGGCATTCCGCCCGGTCGTGAAAACCTGGCTTCGCTGTTCTCGCACTACACCTTCTCCTGGGTCGACTCGATCGTGTGGGATGGCTGGAAAGAACCACTAGAACTCAAACGAGTCTGGAATCTGCTTCCTAGGGACAAGGCCGCTGCCATTCTCGCTGCTTATCGCcaagccaagaagaccaCCTCGCTGGCCTTCCATTTGGTCAAGTTCTTCAAGGGGATGCTTTTTGCCCAGGCTGCCTGGGCCATCGTGTCTGGTGTCTTCACGTTTGCGCCCACTCTCCTTCTCAAGGCCATTTTGGAATACGTCGAGAATCCAACCGAAGCACCCAGGAACGTCCTGTGGCTCTATGTTATTTTACTTCCTGTCACGGACATCATCCGGTCTGTTGGAGATGCGCAGGCCTTGTGGATTGGCCGTAAGATTTGCATCAACATTCGAGCTATCCTGGTCGGCGAGATTTATGCCAAGGCATTGCGGAGAAAGGCAGCTGCGGGCAAAGACTCCGCGCTTGGGgctgacaagaagaaggacgagacCCCAAAGAAGGACGGCATCATCTCCAAGGCCAAGAGGCTGTTGGGGCTCGGGAAGAAGGACCGCCAGGCTACCCCAAACGAGGAGGCTGATGCTTCCAAGAAGGACGCCAAGGCTGCCGACGCTGACGAGCAGGCCAACAacggcaccatcatcaacttgaTGTCGGTTGACAGTTTCAAGGTGTCTGAGGTCACGGCCTACTTGCACTTCCTGGTCGCGTCTGCTCCTACTCAGCTGATCGTGtccattcttcttctctacCAGGTCATGGGTCTAAGTGCCATCCCGGGCTTCATTGTCATGGCTCTGCTTCTCCCAATCAACATTGCCTTCGGCAAGGGCTTCAACAAGacccagaagaagatcaTGAGCGCCACCGACAAGCGTATCCATACGACCAACGAGGTCCTGCAAAATATCCGCATCATCAAGTACTTTGCCTGGGAGCATCGTTTCGCCAAGATCGTTGACGAGAAGAGGAAAGCTGAGCTACAGGCTTTGCGCAAGAGGTTCATGCTTTGGGCTGCTGCGGTGGCCGTCTGGAACACCGTCCCCATCTTGATCACTTTCTTCTCGTTCTTTGTCTACACCGTCATCGAGAAGAAGCCTCTGTATCCCTCCGTCGCCTTTACCGCCATTTCTCTGTTCATGCTTCTCCGGTACCCCCTCGATCAGCTTGGTGACATGATCGCCCACGTTCAGGAGTCAAAGGTCTCTATTGATCGTATTGAGGAGTTTCTCtccgaggaggagactgAAAAGTTTGAGCAGCTGGGTGAAGACAACATTGACGAGAACGGAGAGAGAGCCATCGGCTTCAGAAACGCCACTTTCATCTGGGGTAGCAAGTCCACTGTGCAAGACGATGGATCTATGGCGTTCCGCCTGCTCGACCTCGATGTTGACTTTAAGATTGGCAAGCTCAATGTCATCACCGGGCCTACGGGCTGTGGCAAGACTTCGCTGTTGATGGCCTTGCTTGGCGAGATGACCATCATGAATGGCCGTGTTCTTCTTCCCGGTGGTCGCAGCCGTGAAGACGTTCGTCCGGATCCCGAAACCGGTCTTGCTGAGACATGCGCCTACGTCGCCCAGCAGGCTTGGCTTGTGAACGCTAGCATCAAGGAGAACATTCTCTTCTCTGCCCCATTCGATGAGGAGAGATATCGCGACGTTATTGTGGCCTGTGCCTTGGAACACGACCTGGAGATCCTCGACAACGGTGATGAGACTTTGGTGGGCGAGAAGGGCATCACCCTTTCGGGCGGTCAGAAACAGCGTATCTCGCTTGCCCGTGCCGTCTACTCGAACTCGAAGCACCTGCTTTTGGATGACTGCCTGAGCGCTGTTGATTCTCATACTGCCCAGTGGATCTTTACCAACTGCATCATGGGACCTCTGATGGCACATCGCACTTGCATTCTCGTCTCACACAACATCCCTCTCTGCGTCCCGCCTGCCGACTTTGTCTTGACCATGAGCAACGGCCGTGTCACAGGCCAGGGTACCCCCAAGGAGCTGATCGAAGCGGGCAAACTCGGAGAAGATGCTATTCCCAAGTCTACCGCAGGATCTGCCCACGTGTCTCGTGTTCCCTCTCGTGTCCCATCCagtgttggagaggagagtgGCGATACCCTGCTTAACGAAGCTGACAGAAGCTCACAAAAGAGCAAGCCAAAGTCGCCCAAGAAGGAGCCCAAGAAGCAGGATGCCCTGGAAGAGACCAAGGCTGTTGGTGCGGTCAAGTGGCCTGTGATGAAGCTGTACCTTGGTTCCATGGGTGGCTGGGGTTTCTGGCTCTTGGCTGGCCTTGTCTTCTCGGCGCAACAACTTTCCGGTGTTGCTTCCAACCTGTGGATCAAGGAATGGGCTAACCAGTACACCCTCAACGAGACCGCTTCCGCCCGGTTCAGCATGAGCTCTTACAGCTACTCAGCCCAGACCTTGTCGCCGACGTATTTTGCTTCGATTGCTAACTACGTCAAGGGCGATAGCACGACGTTCTCGGCTGCCGACAATAAAGATGTTGATGTCATCTACTACTTAACTGTACTGGCACTGAttggaggtgctggtgctTGTGCGGCGCTTGTGAGGGATCTTTGGATCTTCTTTGGCTCTCTGACTGCCTCCTGGAAGCTTCATGATCGTTTGATGAAGGCGGTGACCGGAGCAAGGTTCAAGTTCTTTGATGTTACCCCTCTGGGTCAGATCATGAACCGATTCAGCAAGGATCTGGAAGCTGTGGATCAGGAAGTGGCTCCTATCGCTATTGGCGTCATGGCTTGTCTTCTCGGTATTACTGTCACTGTTGTTTTGATTGCCTACATCACCCCAGCGTTCTTGATTCCGGGAGTGTTCATCACGGCTGCCTACGTTTTCCTCGGCCAGTTCTACCTCCACTCATCGCGGGACCTGAAGCGTTTGGAATCCGTCGAAAGAAGCCCGCTGTTCCAGCAGTTTGGAGAGACACTGAGCGGTGTTACAACCATTCGGGCCTACGGTGACGAGCGCCGCTTTATCAGAGACAACCTTGCCAGAATCAACAAGCAGTTGCGCCCATTCATCTATCTTTGGGCCGCTAACAGATGGCTCGCCTTCAGAACTGATCTGCTGGGCGACTTTGttgccttcttcgccggtGTATTTGTTATCATCAGCCTTGGCAAGGTCGATCCAGGGTCTGCTGGTATCTCGCTGAGCTATGCTATTGGTTTTGCTGACAATATCCTTTGGCTGGTGCGTCTTTATGCTATGAACGAGCAAAATATGAACTCAGTCGAGCGTATCAAGGAGTACCTGGATGTGGAGCAGGAAGCCGAGGCCATCGTGGAGAAGAACCGCCCAGACAAGAACTGGCCCGCTCAGGGGTCCGTCGAGTTCATCAACTATTCCACTCGGTACCGCAAGGAGCTGGATCCCGTTCTGCGCAACCTCACGTTCAAGATCGAAGCGCGTGAGAAGATTGGCATTGTCGGAAGAACCGGAGCTGGCAAGAGTTCACTCACACTGGCCATCTTCCGCGCCTTGGAAGCCGATGAGGGTAAAATCTTGATTGACGGTGTGGACATTGGTCAGGTTGGCTTGCGCGATCTGCGTGAGGGTATCACCATTGTGCCCCAGGAGCCCACACTCTTTATGGGAACCATTCGAACCAACTTGGATCCGTTTGACTCGTACACTGATACCGAGATCTTTGCTGCCCTCCGCCGTGTACAGCTCATCGGCCCTGACGAGATGGCTCTTGGTTCTGCACCTATCCCTCCCGCCACGACCGCCGTCGAGTCTATCGCTGCTTCTGAGGAGCCATCACGGCCGCCCACGGCCACGAACAAGAACATCTTCCTGGatctctcctctcctgtcACCGAGTCGGGCAACAATCTTTCTCAGGGCCAGCGTCAGCTTCTCTGCCTGGCACGGGCGCTGCTCAAGAACCCTAGCGTGTTGGTCATGGACGAGGCCACTGCCTCGATCGACTATGCCACTGACGCCGCCATCCAAGGCACGATTCGTGAGCTTACCAGCACCATCATTACGATTGCCCATCGCCTGCAAACAATCGTTGATTATGACAAGGTCTTGGTTCTTGACAAGGGTCAGATCGTCGAATACGACCATCCATACAAGCTCCTGAAGAAGGCCAACGGTACTTTTAGGAGCATGTGTGAGATGAGCGGTGATTTCATCTCGCTGcaggctgctgccaagaaggCATTCAAGACCACCCAGCTGGtagatgttgatgatgacgaggaggaggttgtggcaTCATCGTCAGGATCCCAGGCTGGAAGCGGAACCACTGCTACGGCCAACTCAGAGCAA
- a CDS encoding hypothetical protein (EggNog:ENOG503P60V; COG:S), whose translation MMESPQLGPGRATLGFHGSWTFALPGPAGHRWVRMVLLEKADAKPRSKLLREAKQHKAGLPLLPEFDRLNTLKSLRPYDLLLCKDGTAKIIKLNRTILHSFIGDMKFLRHPRTVHPDLSEDEFKTMGEHISPAWRHWPFEADSYGVPSWKLVEAEHPEDTERGPWDEWVPESWLENPEETGIWLLGTYQNDSQFSSLDESFLDDEHHKELASQLLQLLEQLSRKSEVELEALRLAGELDSKCVSLNKERKMMKRILVTERLMYTRDFPARPNRTLFSSAFLSDRQATTLGRRI comes from the exons ATGATGGAGTCGCCACAGCTAGGACCCGGCCGAGCTACGCTTGGGTTCCATGGCTCATGGACCTTTGCTCTACCTGGACCAGCGGGGCACCGATGGGTCCGAATGGTCCTGTTGGAGAAAGCCGACGCCAAACCCAGGTCAAAGCTTCTCCGGGAGGCGAAACAGCACAAGGCAGGCCTTCCTCTACTTCCCGAATTCGACAggctcaacaccctcaagaGT TTGCGCCCATACGATTTGTTGCTATGCAAGGACGGCACTGCTAAAATCATTAAGCTCAACCGAACAATTCTCCATTCGTTCATTGGAGATATGAAATTTCTTCGGCATCCTCGTACGGTGCACCCCGACCTTTCAGAAGACGAGTTCAAAACCATGGGCGAGCACATTTCACCTGCGTGGCGGCATTGGCCCTTTGAAGCTGATTCCTACGGCGTACCATCGTGGAAGCTTGTGGAGGCAGAACATCCCGAGGATACGGAAAGAGGTCCATGGGACGAGTGGGTTCCGGAGTCCTGGTTGGAAAATCCAGAGGAGACAGGGATCTGGTTGTTGGGAACCTACCAGAATGACTCCCAGTTCAGCTCTTTGGACGAATCATTCCTTGATGATGAACACCATAAGGAACTGGCTTCACAACTACTGCAACTGCTTGAGCAGTTAAGCCGTAAGTCAGAGGTGGAGCTTGAGGCTCTTCGACTCGCTGGGGAATTAGATAGCAAGTGTGTTAGTTTGAACAA agagagaaaaatGATGAAGAGAATTTTGGTAACTGAGAGACTCATGTATACCCGAGACTTCCCGGCAAGACCCAATAGAACTTTGTTTTCTTCCGCCTTTCTTTCCGACCGTCAAGCTACTACCTTAGGACGCCGCATCTGA
- the SEC61 gene encoding translocon subunit (BUSCO:EOG092620E4; EggNog:ENOG503NWHW; COG:U): protein MSSLRFLDLVKPFVPFLPEVQQPETKIPFNQKLMWTGLTLLIFLVMSQMPLYGIVSSDTSDPLYWLRMMMASNRGTLMELGITPIISSGMVFQLLAGTHMIDVNLDLKSDRELYQTAQKLFALILSVGTATVYVFTGLYGPPSDLGAGIVFLLILQLVLAGMIVILLDELLQKGYGLGSGISLFIATNICESIMWKAFSPTSINTGRGPEYEGAVIALFHLLMTWPNKQRALQEAFYRQNLPNIMNLLATLLVFAAVIYLQGFRVEIPVKSSRQRGARGSYPIRLFYTSNMPIMLQSALSSNIFLISQMLYSRFSENLLVRLFGVWEAKDGSSQLSAISGLVYYMSPPLNFKDAMLDPIHTFVYIAYMLTACAVFSKTWIEVSGSSPRDVAKQLKDQGLVMAGHREQSMYKELKRIIPTAAAFGGACIGALSVASDLMGALGSGTGTLLAVTIIYGYFEIAAKEGDLSGMKGMIMG, encoded by the exons ATGAGTTCTT TACGATTTCTCGACCTGGTCAAGCCCTTTGTGCCGTTCCTCCCCGAGGTTCAGCAGCCAGAGACCAAGATTCCCTTCAACCAAAAGTTGATGTGGACTGGCTTGACACTGCTCatcttcttggtgatgagccAGATGCCCCTCTACGGCATTGTCTCGTCAGACACATCCGATCCTCTATACTGGCTGcgcatgatgatggcgagtAACCGTGGTACACTGATGGAATTGGGTATCACTCCCATTATCTCGTCTGGCATGgtcttccagcttcttgccgGCACTCACATGATCgatgtcaacctcgacctcaAGTCCGACCGTGAGCTCTACCAGACCGCCCAGAAGCTCTTCGCCCTCATTCTCTCCGTTGGTACCGCCACTGTCTACGTCTTCACCGGTCTCTACGGCCCTCCCAGCGATCTCGGTGCCGGTATTGTCTTCCTCCTGATCCTTCAGCTGGTTCTTGCTGGCATGATCGTCATTCTCCTCGATGAGCTCCTCCAGAAGGGCTATGGTCTTGGCAGCGGTATCTCGCTCTTCATTGCCACCAACATCTGCGAGTCCATCATGTGGAAGGctttctcccccacctcgaTCAACACCGGCCGTGGCCCCGAGTACGAGGGTGCCGTTATCGctctcttccacctcctcatgaCCTGGCCCAACAAGCAGAGAGCTCTCCAGGAGGCTTTCTACAGACAGAACCTGCCCAACATCATgaacctcctcgccaccctcctcgtcttcgccgCTGTCATCTACCTCCAGGGCTTCCGCGTCGAGATCCCTGTCAAGTCATCCCGCCAGCGTGGTGCTCGTGGCTCGTACCCCATTCGCCTGTTCTACACCTCAAACATGCCCATCATGCTTCAgtccgccctctcctccaacatcttcctGATCAGCCAGATGCTCTACTCTCGCTTCTCCGAGAACCTTCTGGTCCGTCTTTTCGGTGTCTGGGAGGCCAAGGACGGCTCTTCGCAGCTCTCCGCCATCTCCGGTCTCGTCTACTACATgtctcctcccctcaactTCAAGGACGCCATGCTTGACCCCATCCACACCTTCGTCTATATTGCCTACATGCTCACCGCCTGCGCCGTCTTCTCCAAGACCTGGATTGAGGTTTCTGGCTCCAGCCCCCGCGATGTTGCCAAGCAACTCAAGGACCAGGGTCTCGTTATGGCTGGCCACCGTGAGCAGAGCATGTACAAGGAGCTCAAGCGCATTATCCCCACTGCCGCTGCCTTCGGTGGCGCCTGCATTGGTGCTCTCTCTGTTGCCAGCGACCTCATGGGTGCGCTCGGCTCCGGTACCGGAACTCTTCTTGCTGTTAC CATCATTTATGGGTACTTCGAGATCGCTGCCAAGGAGGGTGATCTGTCCGGCATGAAGGGGATGATCATGGGTTAA
- the tit1 gene encoding tRNA dimethylallyltransferase, mitochondrial (BUSCO:EOG09262C5Z; COG:J; EggNog:ENOG503NUX5), whose protein sequence is MKFFLQTLRLFSTASRVQIPVSKAPQIPIIKRMKPLIIIYGSTGTGKSDLAVELATRFNGEVINADAMQMYKGLPIITNKITLREQKGIPHHLLGNIELGEDPWFVTRFKQEATRIISEIRSRDKLPILVGGSSYYIDGLLFDQRLVENQKTSEEGWTSNREELAAQHPILNSSGEAMWAKLHEVDPAMADKWHPNDVRKIRTSLEIYFATGRTASEIYAEQKTKKRARSPYQDPSLGDVLIFWLYAHRDPLNTRLDKRVDKMVKNGLVDETSEVYEYLQSRLATGETVDRSKGIWQSIGFRQFEPYLQARKENPDDEANLAKLMAAGIDDTKTATRQYAKYQLRWMSTKTLTSLQEENLMDKLYLLDSSNLDTWHQEVLEKGVYIAEKFLASKESLPAPISISEAAREVLAEALERSNRKDTPCRKYCEVCEKTLLTEELWQQHIKSTKHSKVVRAKRKRALIPADRVPSRALTKVDDDDSNLEPETKTQKIEDENLQEQNLEGK, encoded by the exons ATGAAGTTCTTTCTGCAAACTCTGCGACTCTTCTCCACAGCATCCCGCGTGCAGATACCAGTATCAAAAGCACCACAAATCCCCATTATCAAGAGAATGAAGCCTCTCATTATCATCTATGGGTCAACCGGCACCGGCAAGTCAGAT CTCGCCGTTGAGCTGGCCACCCGCTTCAACGGCGAGGTCATCAACGCCGATGCCATGCAAATGTACAAAGGCctgcccatcatcaccaacaagatcACACTCAGAGAGCAGAAGGGGATTCCTCATCACTTACTTGGTAACATCGAACTGGGTGAAGATCCCTGGTTCGTGACCCGCTTTAAGCAGGAAGCCACTCGTATCATCTCTGAGATCCGTTCCCGAGACAAACTTCCCATCCTAGTTGGTGGCAGCTCCTACTACATCGATGGCCTCCTATTTGACCAGAGACTTGTAGAGAACCAGAAGACTTCCGAGGAGGGCTGGACCTCAAACCGCGAAGAACTGGCAGCGCAGcatcccatcctcaacagctCAGGCGAAGCTATGTGGGCAAAACTTCACGAAGTAGATCCTGCCATGGCCGACAAATGGCACCCGAATGACGTCCGCAAGATTCGAACCTCGCTTGAAATCTACTTTGCTACGGGCCGCACAGCATCAGAAATCTATGCAGAACAGAAAACCAAGAAACGAGCCAGATCGCCATATCAGGACCCAAGTCTTGGTGATGTTCTCATCTTTTGGCTCTATGCCCATCGCGACCCCCTCAACACTCGTCTCGACAAACGAGTGGACAAAATGGTCAAGAACGGTCTGGTAGACGAAACTTCTGAAGTCTACGAGTACCTCCAATCTCGTCTAGCCACCGGTGAAACAGTCGATCGTTCCAAGGGAATCTGGCAGTCTATCGGATTTCGCCAGTTCGAGCCTTATCTCCAAGCCCGGAAGGAAAACCCGGATGATGAGGCCAACCTAGCAAAGTTGATGGCTGCCGGCATAGATGATACCAAGACAGCGACCCGCCAGTATGCTAAGTACCAGCTAAGGTGGATGTCTACCAAGACCCTCACTTCTCTCCAGGAAGAGAACCTGATGGACAAACTCTATCTCCTTGATAGCTCCAATCTCGACACCTGGCACCAGGAAGTCTTGGAAAAGGGCGTTTACATCGCGGAGAAGTTTCTTGCCAGCAAGGAGTCGCTCCCTGCTCCTATCTCAATCTCAGAGGCCGCTCGTGAGGTGTTGGCCGAGGCGCTTGAGAGGAGTAACCGAAAGGATACACCATGTCGAAAATACTGTGAGGTGTGCGAAAAGACTTTGCTGACCGAGGAACTATGGCAACAGCACATCAAGAGCACGAAACACAGCAAGGTGGTAAGagcaaagaggaagagggcgttGATACCCGCCGACCGCGTTCCATCAAGGGCGCTTACgaaggttgatgatgatgatagcaATTTGGAGCCAGAGACAAAAACACAGAAGATCGAGGACGAAAATCTACAAGAACAAAATTTGGAAGGCAAATAA